Proteins encoded by one window of Rouxiella chamberiensis:
- the iolE gene encoding myo-inosose-2 dehydratase, producing MNSDHVKLAIAPIGWTNDDMPELGSENSFQQCISEMALAGFTGSEVGSKYPRDPALLKPALALRGLQICNAWFSTYFADGRKEQTVRDFRETLTFLHSMGARVIGCSEQSGSIQGLPQPIYGNKVIFDDLQWQRVAQGYNLLAELAAEKDMIVCLHHHMGTGIQTPAEIDRFMELVDQNVSLLFDTGHVYASELNPQSVMDVLEKHLARIRHVHLKDCRKEVLQQVKAQGFSFMDGVRKGMFTIPGDGVLDFAPVFALLEKSDYRGWMVVEAEQDPALANPFEYALRARQFIRENTGL from the coding sequence ATGAACAGTGATCATGTAAAACTGGCGATCGCGCCAATTGGCTGGACCAATGACGACATGCCGGAATTGGGAAGTGAAAACAGCTTCCAGCAATGTATCAGCGAGATGGCGCTGGCCGGTTTTACGGGCAGCGAGGTGGGCAGCAAATATCCACGGGATCCGGCACTGCTGAAACCGGCTCTGGCGCTGCGCGGCTTGCAGATTTGCAATGCCTGGTTCAGTACCTATTTCGCCGACGGTCGCAAGGAACAGACGGTGCGGGATTTCCGGGAAACGCTGACATTTCTGCACAGCATGGGAGCCAGGGTCATCGGGTGTTCTGAACAGAGCGGCAGTATTCAGGGATTACCGCAGCCCATTTATGGCAACAAGGTCATTTTTGACGACCTGCAATGGCAGCGGGTCGCGCAGGGCTATAACCTGCTTGCCGAATTGGCGGCCGAGAAGGACATGATAGTGTGTCTGCATCATCATATGGGCACCGGAATCCAGACCCCTGCCGAGATAGACCGCTTTATGGAACTGGTCGACCAAAATGTCTCGCTGCTGTTTGATACAGGTCATGTGTATGCTTCCGAGTTGAACCCGCAGTCAGTCATGGACGTGCTGGAAAAACATCTCGCCCGCATTCGCCACGTCCATCTGAAAGATTGCCGCAAAGAGGTGCTGCAACAGGTGAAGGCTCAGGGATTTTCCTTTATGGACGGCGTTCGCAAGGGAATGTTTACCATACCCGGCGATGGGGTGCTCGACTTTGCGCCGGTCTTCGCCTTGCTTGAGAAGAGTGATTATCGCGGCTGGATGGTCGTGGAAGCGGAACAGGATCCCGCCCTCGCCAATCCCTTTGAGTACGCGCTCAGGGCCAGACAGTTTATTCGCGAAAACACCGGTCTCTAA
- a CDS encoding SfnB family sulfur acquisition oxidoreductase: MTTQVKPKNPAARITSQQQARDEAIRLAQAFKLEASHRDRDRTLPHSQLEALFASGLGAITVPAAFGGAEISTAVLAEIIAILSEADAAIGQVPQNHFYALEVLRINGSEAQKRRLYQEVLDGVHLGNALAEFSASAAHQRSTAVLPNGEHHLLHGRKFYATGALFADRIPTAARDEKGVEQLVFVPRDTDGVSVIDDWSGFGQRTTGSGSVLFEEVAVDEDDIVPFQRAFERPTTVGPFAQIMHAAIDQGIARAAFNDMLHFITTRARPWPDSGLERASDDPLILDRTGQLAAKLQAGDALLQEAGQAVDDAQQHSTAETVAAASIQVAVARAWTTEAALEAGNLLFELSGTRASLREHNLDRHWRNARTHTLHDPVRWKFPIIGNYILNGVLPPRRGTL; the protein is encoded by the coding sequence ATGACGACACAGGTTAAGCCCAAAAATCCCGCGGCACGCATCACCTCGCAGCAGCAGGCGCGAGATGAGGCGATTCGGCTGGCGCAGGCTTTCAAGCTGGAAGCTTCGCACCGTGACCGCGACAGGACACTGCCACACAGTCAGCTTGAGGCGCTTTTTGCTTCGGGGCTGGGCGCGATAACCGTGCCCGCAGCCTTTGGCGGCGCGGAAATATCAACGGCGGTTCTGGCGGAAATCATCGCAATTTTAAGCGAGGCGGATGCCGCCATCGGACAGGTGCCGCAAAACCATTTTTATGCGCTTGAAGTTCTGCGCATCAACGGCAGCGAAGCGCAGAAAAGACGGCTGTATCAGGAAGTGCTCGACGGGGTGCATCTGGGCAATGCGCTGGCGGAATTCAGCGCGTCGGCAGCGCATCAACGCAGCACCGCCGTGCTGCCCAACGGTGAGCATCATCTGCTGCACGGCAGAAAATTCTATGCCACCGGCGCACTGTTCGCCGATCGCATCCCGACGGCGGCCCGCGATGAAAAGGGCGTGGAGCAACTGGTTTTCGTGCCGCGCGATACCGATGGCGTCAGTGTTATCGACGACTGGTCGGGCTTCGGACAGCGCACGACAGGCAGCGGCAGCGTGCTATTTGAAGAGGTCGCAGTGGATGAAGACGATATCGTGCCGTTTCAACGCGCCTTCGAACGTCCCACAACGGTCGGACCTTTCGCGCAGATTATGCATGCGGCCATCGATCAGGGCATCGCCCGCGCCGCCTTTAATGACATGCTGCACTTTATCACCACGCGCGCGCGGCCGTGGCCGGACTCCGGACTGGAACGCGCCAGCGATGACCCGCTTATTCTCGACCGGACCGGCCAACTCGCCGCCAAACTGCAGGCGGGCGACGCGCTGTTGCAGGAGGCGGGGCAGGCGGTCGATGACGCGCAGCAACATTCCACCGCCGAAACGGTGGCCGCCGCCTCCATTCAGGTGGCCGTGGCTCGCGCGTGGACCACAGAAGCAGCGCTCGAGGCCGGAAATCTGCTGTTCGAACTCTCCGGCACGCGTGCCTCACTGCGTGAACACAATCTGGATCGCCACTGGCGCAACGCCCGCACGCATACCCTTCATGACCCCGTGCGCTGGAAATTTCCCATTATCGGCAACTATATCTTGAACGGTGTTTTGCCGCCGCGAAGAGGAACATTATGA